From Alphaproteobacteria bacterium, a single genomic window includes:
- a CDS encoding sigma-70 family RNA polymerase sigma factor: protein MNKAFDSLNDEELMLLIGEGNANAFSTLVKRHTSRFYAAAFRVVLAKEDAEDVVQEAFTKLWNGKASWQEDRGARFTTWFYRIVTNQAMDHVGKRNRQRGTMLNENLPSSDPNAEDIANKREQGSAINAALAELPERQRTAVMLFYNEELSQKEAAEVMGVTPKAVESLIGRAKEALRERMRVYA, encoded by the coding sequence ATGAATAAGGCGTTCGATTCCCTCAACGATGAAGAGCTAATGTTATTGATTGGTGAAGGGAATGCGAACGCCTTTTCTACACTTGTGAAGCGCCATACCAGCCGTTTTTATGCGGCAGCGTTTCGTGTGGTGCTGGCAAAAGAAGACGCAGAAGATGTAGTGCAAGAGGCGTTTACCAAATTGTGGAATGGCAAGGCCAGCTGGCAAGAAGATCGCGGCGCGAGGTTTACAACATGGTTTTATCGCATTGTAACCAATCAGGCGATGGATCATGTAGGTAAGCGTAACCGCCAGCGTGGGACAATGCTAAACGAAAACCTGCCATCGTCGGATCCCAATGCGGAGGATATTGCCAATAAACGCGAGCAGGGCAGTGCTATAAATGCAGCCTTAGCCGAGCTGCCAGAGCGCCAGCGCACTGCAGTGATGTTATTTTATAATGAAGAGTTAAGCCAAAAAGAGGCGGCAGAGGTAATGGGGGTAACCCCCAAAGCTGTGGAATCGCTGATTGGAAGAGCAAAAGAAGCGTTGCGCGAAAGGATGCGGGTTTATGCATAA